A genomic window from Corynebacterium fournieri includes:
- a CDS encoding copper chaperone PCu(A)C gives MKKTLISGLVASAMVLAACSDEASDSATQEQSSYNEATSEVATSDPAGDFADGDVALDRGAVRAKAANDAADGSDMTSIFGTLRNTTDKDITVVGFTTSLGDATYQIHEVVDGKMREKEGGFDVPAGGTHELAPGGDHFMVMGYAPAIEAGDSIDVTLLLEGGSTVTIPDVAVRTMLPGNESYGDQAGHDMGGHAEHSGHAEHAEHSH, from the coding sequence ATGAAAAAGACTCTGATTTCCGGGCTCGTAGCCTCCGCAATGGTTCTCGCCGCATGCAGCGACGAGGCGAGTGATTCTGCGACGCAGGAGCAGTCGTCATACAACGAGGCAACGTCCGAGGTGGCCACTAGTGATCCGGCAGGCGACTTCGCCGACGGTGATGTCGCTCTCGACCGGGGAGCTGTTCGCGCGAAGGCGGCGAATGATGCAGCCGATGGCAGCGACATGACCTCGATCTTCGGCACGCTGCGCAACACCACGGACAAGGACATCACTGTGGTTGGGTTCACTACGTCGCTTGGTGATGCCACCTACCAGATTCACGAGGTGGTCGACGGCAAGATGCGTGAAAAGGAAGGCGGTTTCGACGTCCCCGCGGGCGGCACGCACGAGCTCGCCCCAGGTGGCGACCACTTCATGGTGATGGGCTACGCCCCGGCGATCGAGGCGGGCGACTCCATCGACGTCACGCTGCTGCTCGAGGGCGGCAGCACCGTTACCATCCCCGACGTCGCAGTTCGCACCATGCTGCCGGGCAATGAAAGCTATGGCGATCAAGCCGGACACGACATGGGCGGCCATGCTGAGCACTCTGGGCACGCTGAGCACGCTGAGCACAGCCACTAA
- a CDS encoding copper resistance CopC family protein codes for MHIATTARRGGVVAAIAATTVLSAAPALAHDSVIGSNPEDGAVISQFPDTVLLEFSGEVQDGFSTVAISREADGSADVIYSGEPEIDGRNVTLDLPADLAPEAGDYKVGYQIVSSDGHATKGMTSFTFDPAGESEAATAQEKSQEKSEQKGAAEEAEKTSENETDSSSLLKTFLIAFVVALGVIVAGRALMKRSKQNEPDTSRDEK; via the coding sequence ATGCACATTGCGACTACCGCACGACGAGGGGGAGTGGTGGCCGCTATCGCGGCGACGACGGTCCTTTCTGCAGCGCCGGCTCTCGCCCACGATTCCGTGATCGGTTCAAACCCTGAAGACGGCGCAGTGATCTCGCAGTTTCCGGATACTGTCTTGCTCGAGTTTTCCGGTGAGGTCCAGGACGGCTTCAGCACCGTGGCCATTTCGCGCGAAGCTGACGGCTCTGCCGACGTGATTTACTCGGGCGAGCCCGAAATTGACGGCCGCAATGTCACCCTCGACCTTCCGGCGGATCTCGCCCCGGAGGCGGGCGATTACAAGGTCGGCTACCAGATCGTGTCCTCTGACGGGCACGCAACGAAGGGCATGACCTCGTTCACGTTTGATCCTGCAGGCGAGTCCGAAGCGGCGACTGCCCAGGAGAAGAGCCAGGAGAAGAGCGAGCAGAAGGGCGCAGCGGAGGAAGCCGAAAAAACCTCTGAAAACGAAACCGATAGCTCTAGCTTGCTCAAGACATTCCTGATCGCGTTTGTCGTCGCCCTCGGCGTCATCGTGGCAGGGCGCGCACTGATGAAGCGTTCGAAGCAGAACGAGCCGGACACCAGCCGCGACGAGAAGTAG
- a CDS encoding dihydrofolate reductase family protein translates to MTTCASDLIGPVLDSAECETRAAMVMTIFGAFGRRGTSAVLGNDLDSQLLHALRSWADVVLVSAGTVTAEAYGPADTPIAILSRSLNIKPNAGVFKGRDAIIVCPEDSLLDVTLNNKRAALERAGARFVAAGEGTAAEIVEALHREGFKRIACEGGPSVYADMIADNQIDVLHITLDPTVSDADGPWGMDNLAQQPPFEDRYTLEATHASDLEADSGDSVLFLRYRSVRER, encoded by the coding sequence ATGACTACTTGTGCAAGCGATTTGATCGGTCCCGTCCTCGACAGCGCAGAGTGCGAAACCCGAGCCGCGATGGTGATGACTATCTTCGGCGCCTTCGGACGCAGAGGCACTTCCGCGGTGCTGGGAAACGACCTCGACTCGCAGCTCCTCCACGCTTTGCGCTCGTGGGCCGACGTGGTGCTCGTTTCCGCCGGCACTGTCACGGCGGAGGCCTACGGTCCTGCAGACACGCCCATCGCCATCCTCTCCCGTTCCCTCAACATCAAGCCCAATGCCGGAGTGTTCAAGGGACGCGACGCCATCATCGTCTGCCCGGAAGATTCACTGCTCGACGTCACGCTCAACAACAAACGCGCCGCGTTAGAACGGGCGGGCGCTCGATTTGTGGCCGCTGGCGAAGGCACCGCAGCTGAGATTGTGGAGGCGTTGCACCGGGAGGGATTCAAGCGCATTGCCTGCGAGGGCGGCCCCAGCGTGTACGCCGACATGATCGCAGACAACCAGATCGATGTCCTGCACATCACCCTCGATCCCACCGTGAGCGACGCCGACGGCCCATGGGGCATGGACAACCTGGCCCAGCAGCCACCGTTTGAAGATCGCTACACGCTGGAGGCCACGCATGCTTCCGACCTCGAGGCAGACTCAGGCGATTCTGTGTTGTTCCTGCGATACCGGAGCGTGCGCGAAAGGTAA
- a CDS encoding glycosyltransferase family 87 protein codes for MTAAVWPIAVLLVLHRLLILARDGSVTDDFTTVWSAARRFVERVPVYNEVYSHVDPHYLYNPGATLLLSPLGLFSDMATARPVFIALNAACIIAALAWLTRLWGRPLSGPTLPVAIALAFCTEAVTNTLVFSNINGVLLLALVTFIALLGSRRDIAAGVVLGVAILVKPMFAPLVILPLLQLRWRPLIGAVAVPVLMNLIAWPLTPGARDYLDVVVPYLRTTRDYANSSLSGCAVYFGMPAWAHIVLFALLAAAVAAAVLGLARVRQTEELLYLSVGSGVLLAGVCLLSSLGQAYYSMTLFPALFSVFHPASPLRSWPAWLGAALCLSPLSWTSSAHPLEGAWLNTFLPTAGWAIFIVACAGWVLSGLSLRTPSTERTVR; via the coding sequence GTGACCGCAGCTGTTTGGCCGATCGCGGTGCTGCTCGTCCTACACCGTTTGCTCATTTTGGCGCGGGATGGCTCGGTCACAGACGACTTCACCACGGTGTGGTCGGCGGCGCGCCGCTTTGTGGAGCGGGTCCCCGTCTACAACGAGGTCTACAGCCACGTCGACCCGCACTACCTGTACAACCCTGGCGCGACGCTGCTGTTATCGCCACTGGGGTTGTTCTCGGACATGGCGACGGCGCGCCCCGTGTTCATCGCCCTAAACGCGGCTTGCATCATCGCGGCGCTGGCCTGGCTGACGCGCCTGTGGGGCCGCCCGCTGTCCGGACCGACTCTGCCGGTCGCCATCGCCCTGGCGTTTTGCACGGAGGCTGTGACCAACACGTTGGTCTTTTCCAACATCAACGGCGTGCTTCTGCTCGCGTTGGTTACCTTTATTGCACTGCTTGGTTCTCGACGCGACATCGCTGCAGGTGTGGTGCTTGGGGTGGCTATTTTGGTCAAGCCCATGTTCGCCCCGCTGGTGATCCTTCCGTTGCTGCAGTTGCGCTGGCGCCCTCTGATTGGAGCAGTCGCCGTGCCGGTGCTGATGAACCTCATCGCTTGGCCGTTGACCCCGGGCGCACGCGACTACCTCGATGTAGTGGTGCCGTACCTGCGCACCACCCGTGACTACGCCAACTCCTCCCTGTCTGGCTGCGCCGTCTACTTCGGCATGCCCGCCTGGGCGCACATCGTGCTGTTCGCCTTGTTGGCCGCGGCGGTTGCCGCCGCTGTATTAGGTCTGGCCAGAGTCCGGCAGACCGAGGAGCTGCTGTACCTGTCTGTGGGTTCGGGAGTGCTGCTGGCAGGGGTTTGCCTGCTGTCCTCGCTAGGCCAGGCCTACTACTCCATGACGTTGTTTCCCGCGCTGTTTTCCGTTTTCCATCCCGCGAGCCCACTGCGCAGTTGGCCTGCGTGGCTGGGTGCCGCGCTCTGCCTTTCCCCGTTGAGCTGGACCAGCTCCGCGCATCCGCTGGAGGGCGCCTGGCTAAATACGTTCCTGCCCACTGCCGGGTGGGCGATATTTATTGTTGCGTGCGCAGGCTGGGTATTGTCGGGGCTATCCTTGCGGACACCTTCGACGGAAAGGACTGTGCGATGA
- the msrB gene encoding peptide-methionine (R)-S-oxide reductase MsrB codes for MSEQTPNYLDFTDAQWREKLSPEEFHVLREAGTEPPGVGEYTNTTTEGVYRCRACGAELFRSSEKFDAHCGWPSFFTPLAGDAVIEREDTSLGMVRTEVLCANCGSHLGHVFAGEGFDTPTDLRYCINSISLTLDEA; via the coding sequence ATGAGCGAGCAGACACCGAATTACTTGGACTTCACGGACGCACAGTGGCGCGAGAAGCTCTCTCCTGAGGAGTTCCATGTCTTGCGCGAGGCTGGCACTGAGCCTCCGGGGGTCGGCGAGTACACCAACACCACCACCGAGGGTGTGTACCGCTGCCGTGCGTGCGGGGCGGAGCTGTTCCGCTCCTCGGAGAAGTTCGACGCTCACTGCGGCTGGCCGTCATTTTTTACCCCGCTTGCGGGCGATGCCGTCATCGAGCGCGAGGACACCTCGCTGGGCATGGTGCGCACTGAGGTGCTGTGCGCCAACTGCGGCTCGCACCTGGGCCACGTGTTCGCCGGCGAGGGCTTCGACACCCCCACCGACCTGCGCTACTGCATCAACTCCATATCGCTGACGCTCGACGAAGCGTAG
- the hemQ gene encoding hydrogen peroxide-dependent heme synthase has protein sequence MAKLDFDKLNATQRFLQFAVFRAIPGALGNERAELIDEARAFFAGLEEQGLVTVRGIYDNTGIRADADFMIWWHAEEFEHLQKALADFRRETSFGQRVEVSWIGNGLHRPAEFNKSHLPSFIMGEEPGDWITVYPFVRSYDWYVMDPQERRRILAEHGMAARDFADVRANTVEAFTLGDYEWMLAFEAPTLERIEALMKTMRYTEARLHVREEIPFQTGRRVGDIAEIIEMLP, from the coding sequence ATGGCAAAGCTCGACTTTGACAAACTCAACGCTACGCAGCGCTTCCTCCAGTTCGCGGTCTTCCGCGCCATCCCTGGTGCGCTGGGCAATGAGCGAGCGGAGCTTATCGACGAAGCTCGCGCATTTTTCGCTGGATTGGAAGAGCAGGGCCTCGTCACTGTCCGCGGCATCTACGACAACACCGGAATCCGGGCTGATGCGGACTTCATGATCTGGTGGCACGCCGAGGAGTTCGAGCACCTGCAAAAGGCGTTGGCCGATTTCCGCCGCGAGACGTCTTTCGGGCAGCGTGTGGAGGTCAGCTGGATCGGCAACGGCTTGCACCGCCCTGCGGAATTCAACAAATCCCACCTGCCCAGCTTCATCATGGGTGAAGAGCCGGGCGATTGGATCACGGTGTACCCCTTTGTCCGTTCTTACGACTGGTACGTGATGGATCCGCAGGAGCGGCGCCGCATCCTCGCCGAGCACGGCATGGCAGCACGCGACTTCGCCGACGTGCGGGCGAATACCGTCGAGGCGTTCACCTTGGGCGATTACGAGTGGATGCTGGCGTTCGAGGCGCCCACGCTGGAGCGCATCGAAGCGCTGATGAAGACGATGCGCTACACCGAGGCACGCCTGCACGTGCGCGAGGAGATCCCGTTCCAGACGGGCCGCCGCGTGGGCGACATCGCCGAGATTATCGAGATGCTGCCGTAG
- a CDS encoding DUF3000 domain-containing protein: MSAGGAGESRQDHGSSETWPAEFSAAVESMHAARLRPEITLGTIRPPQRPAPFSHAVGLEVAHADEDHVPVDSEGDAFGRLILLHSPAAEEAWEGTMRLVAYIQADMDDAVASDPLLPDVAWQWLNESLAETGAGYTNLGGTVTSTASVRFGEIGGPPRAYQLEMRASWTAEGTDLQHHVEAFAKVLAHVAGLPPEGVSQLSPR, translated from the coding sequence ATGTCCGCCGGCGGCGCGGGCGAGAGCAGGCAAGACCACGGCAGCAGCGAAACCTGGCCCGCAGAATTCAGCGCGGCAGTGGAATCCATGCACGCCGCGCGCCTGCGCCCCGAAATCACCCTGGGCACCATCCGCCCGCCGCAGCGCCCTGCGCCGTTCAGCCACGCTGTCGGCCTCGAGGTCGCGCACGCTGACGAGGACCACGTGCCCGTCGATTCCGAAGGCGACGCGTTCGGCCGCCTCATCCTGCTGCACTCCCCCGCCGCCGAGGAGGCGTGGGAAGGCACCATGCGCCTCGTCGCCTACATCCAGGCAGACATGGACGATGCCGTCGCCTCGGACCCGCTGTTGCCGGATGTGGCGTGGCAGTGGCTCAACGAGTCGCTCGCCGAAACTGGCGCTGGCTACACCAACCTCGGTGGCACCGTCACCTCCACCGCATCGGTACGCTTCGGCGAAATTGGTGGCCCGCCGCGCGCGTACCAGTTGGAAATGCGCGCGTCGTGGACCGCGGAAGGCACCGACCTGCAGCACCATGTCGAGGCATTTGCCAAGGTGCTAGCACACGTTGCGGGCCTGCCCCCAGAAGGTGTGTCCCAGCTCAGCCCGCGCTAG
- a CDS encoding HRDC domain-containing protein — protein sequence MRHRLDYVLVDSPAAFEQAAGALARGRGPFAVDTERASSFRYGNRAFLVQVRRRGAGTFLIAPEGHRDEAQEAFAPVLNGAEWIIHAAGEDLRSLAHLGLRPGVLFDTELAARLAGYSRPNLAAMVERFVGVELEKGHGHEDWSRTPLPAAWQDYAALDVEYLNELAEALTEVLDADGKLEWAFQEFNHLITAYSLSPQKEKTWRDIKGLSSLRNQSSLQVARELWNSREELSAQKDISPGRLLSNRALVDIARAEPATSRDLTSAAGRGHLPPREVRRWLSVVETALEADPATWPKRREPSPDATPSKSGWERHYPDSWRVLQTCRAEIARAASDLDVQPEILLTPAILREAVWNAPTSEAWDTHQAAAALQTAGARPWQVAITAPILAAAHAEMTASD from the coding sequence ATGCGTCACCGGCTGGACTACGTTTTAGTTGACTCGCCCGCCGCTTTTGAACAAGCGGCGGGCGCGCTCGCGCGCGGGCGGGGCCCGTTCGCAGTGGACACCGAACGCGCCTCTTCATTTCGCTACGGCAACCGAGCCTTCTTAGTGCAGGTGCGCCGCCGTGGCGCGGGAACGTTTCTCATCGCACCCGAAGGACACCGCGATGAAGCACAAGAGGCCTTCGCCCCAGTACTCAACGGCGCAGAATGGATCATCCACGCCGCCGGCGAGGACCTGCGCAGCCTGGCGCACCTAGGTCTTCGACCCGGCGTGCTCTTCGACACTGAGCTCGCTGCACGACTCGCTGGTTACAGCCGCCCCAACCTGGCGGCGATGGTTGAGCGTTTTGTCGGAGTCGAATTGGAAAAGGGGCACGGCCACGAAGACTGGTCCCGCACACCGCTGCCGGCAGCGTGGCAGGACTACGCCGCGCTCGACGTGGAATATCTAAACGAACTCGCCGAGGCTCTCACTGAAGTCCTCGACGCCGACGGCAAACTCGAGTGGGCGTTCCAAGAGTTCAACCACCTCATCACCGCCTATTCGCTTTCCCCCCAAAAGGAAAAGACGTGGCGCGACATCAAGGGGTTGTCCTCACTGCGCAACCAGTCGAGCCTCCAGGTAGCACGCGAGCTATGGAACTCACGCGAGGAGCTCAGCGCCCAGAAGGACATCTCCCCCGGCCGGCTGCTGTCCAACCGGGCATTGGTGGACATTGCGAGAGCAGAACCAGCCACGTCCCGCGACCTGACTTCCGCCGCCGGTCGGGGACATCTGCCCCCGCGGGAAGTGCGGCGTTGGCTGAGCGTGGTCGAGACCGCGCTTGAAGCTGACCCGGCCACGTGGCCGAAGCGCCGTGAGCCGAGCCCGGACGCCACCCCGTCGAAATCCGGCTGGGAGCGCCATTACCCAGATTCGTGGCGGGTGCTGCAGACGTGTCGTGCCGAGATCGCACGGGCCGCCTCCGATTTGGATGTCCAGCCCGAGATCTTGCTTACCCCCGCCATTTTGCGGGAGGCGGTGTGGAATGCGCCGACAAGCGAGGCGTGGGATACGCACCAGGCTGCCGCCGCGCTTCAAACTGCAGGTGCGCGCCCCTGGCAAGTTGCTATCACCGCGCCGATCCTCGCTGCCGCCCACGCAGAGATGACTGCGTCCGACTAG
- the dxs gene encoding 1-deoxy-D-xylulose-5-phosphate synthase codes for MALLEHIATPADVRKLSPAQLNDLADEIREMLIQKVSATGGHLGPNLGVVELTIALHYIFDSPDEPMIFDTSHQSYVHKILTGRGGQFESLRKKGGLSGYTSRAESEHDWTESSHASASLSYADGLSKAKALTGHSEDNVVAVVGDGALTGGMCWEALNNIAAANRNVVIVVNDNGRSYSPTIGGFANNLTKLRDQLAAIRMQPAYDEVMESGKKTLKSMGWVGERTFDALHAIKEGVKYQVLPSEMFAELGIKYVGPVEGHDIKSLLNAFKYAKRYEGPLIVHVVTEKGHGFAPAVNNVADQMHSTGAIDPVTGEALAATKPGWTSVFTEELLRAGHERDDIVAITAAMAGPTGLQPFAEQFPDRFFDVGIAEQHAVTSAAGMALGGLHPVVAVYSTFLNRAFDQLLMDVGLIDQPVTLVLDRAGVTGSDGASHNGVWDMAISSIVPGIRISAPRDTARLREEFAEAIAIDDGPTVVRFPKGAAGPDIVALERLAGGTDVLARPEGEGTEDDIDVLIVAVGAFAPYALEVAEAVRGDGIRATVVDPRWVVPVSADVLSLAADADLVVVYEDGVVRGGVGSAVVEALAAAEVDVPVRQLAFPDIFPLHASRGEILQEYGLDPASAAEQVRAWAGSLADPDV; via the coding sequence GTGGCACTGCTCGAGCACATTGCAACGCCAGCGGATGTCCGCAAACTTTCTCCTGCGCAGCTCAATGACCTCGCGGATGAGATCCGCGAGATGCTGATTCAGAAGGTTTCCGCCACCGGCGGCCACTTGGGGCCCAACCTTGGCGTGGTGGAGCTGACTATCGCGCTGCACTACATCTTCGACTCGCCCGACGAGCCGATGATCTTTGACACGTCCCACCAGTCGTACGTGCACAAGATCCTCACCGGCCGCGGCGGGCAGTTCGAGTCGCTGCGCAAGAAGGGTGGCCTTTCCGGCTACACGTCGCGTGCGGAGTCTGAGCACGACTGGACGGAATCCTCCCACGCCAGCGCGTCGCTGTCGTACGCGGATGGTCTGTCCAAGGCGAAAGCGCTGACGGGCCACAGCGAGGACAACGTGGTTGCCGTGGTTGGCGATGGTGCGTTAACCGGCGGCATGTGCTGGGAGGCACTGAACAACATCGCGGCGGCGAACCGCAATGTCGTCATCGTCGTCAACGACAACGGCCGGTCCTACTCGCCAACCATCGGCGGGTTCGCCAACAACCTGACTAAGCTGCGGGACCAGCTCGCGGCGATTCGCATGCAGCCGGCCTACGACGAAGTGATGGAGTCGGGCAAAAAGACCCTGAAATCCATGGGCTGGGTGGGTGAGCGCACCTTTGATGCGTTGCATGCGATCAAAGAGGGCGTGAAGTACCAGGTGCTGCCCTCCGAGATGTTCGCCGAGCTCGGCATCAAGTACGTCGGGCCTGTGGAAGGCCACGACATCAAGAGCTTGCTCAACGCGTTCAAGTACGCGAAGCGCTACGAAGGCCCGCTGATCGTGCACGTGGTGACCGAGAAGGGCCATGGGTTCGCCCCGGCGGTGAATAACGTGGCGGATCAGATGCACTCCACTGGCGCGATCGACCCGGTTACCGGCGAAGCGCTCGCAGCGACCAAGCCCGGGTGGACGTCCGTGTTCACGGAGGAGCTGCTGCGCGCGGGCCACGAACGCGACGACATCGTCGCAATCACCGCCGCGATGGCGGGGCCGACTGGGTTGCAGCCGTTTGCGGAGCAATTCCCGGACCGTTTCTTCGACGTGGGCATCGCGGAACAGCACGCGGTGACCTCCGCGGCCGGGATGGCGCTCGGTGGGTTGCATCCCGTGGTCGCGGTCTACTCGACATTCCTCAACCGCGCTTTTGACCAGCTGCTGATGGATGTCGGCTTGATTGACCAGCCTGTCACATTGGTGCTCGACCGCGCGGGCGTGACTGGGTCAGACGGCGCGAGCCACAACGGCGTGTGGGACATGGCGATTTCTTCCATCGTGCCGGGTATCCGCATCAGCGCGCCGCGCGATACGGCGCGGCTGCGCGAGGAGTTCGCCGAGGCGATCGCGATTGACGACGGCCCGACGGTAGTCCGCTTCCCCAAAGGTGCAGCAGGACCGGACATCGTCGCGTTGGAGCGCCTCGCTGGCGGCACCGACGTGCTCGCGCGACCAGAAGGCGAGGGCACCGAAGACGATATCGACGTGCTCATCGTGGCGGTCGGCGCATTTGCGCCCTACGCACTCGAGGTGGCGGAAGCAGTGCGCGGCGACGGCATCCGCGCGACGGTGGTCGACCCGCGGTGGGTCGTCCCTGTTTCCGCGGACGTGCTGAGCCTGGCGGCAGATGCAGACCTGGTGGTCGTCTACGAAGACGGCGTCGTCCGCGGTGGTGTCGGATCCGCTGTGGTTGAGGCACTTGCTGCCGCGGAGGTGGACGTGCCGGTGAGGCAACTCGCATTCCCGGATATCTTCCCGCTGCACGCCTCGCGCGGCGAGATCCTGCAGGAATACGGTCTCGATCCTGCCTCCGCAGCCGAGCAGGTGCGAGCGTGGGCGGGCAGCTTGGCTGACCCTGACGTTTAA